Proteins encoded together in one Anopheles arabiensis isolate DONGOLA chromosome X unlocalized genomic scaffold, AaraD3 X_pericentromeric_contig0043, whole genome shotgun sequence window:
- the LOC120908212 gene encoding uncharacterized protein LOC120908212 encodes MSKQDKLRYKELKRHQYMDSINRVKEFVKTFTSEQQNQVSTRLDRLEKIWESFETVQEDIEDLEISEEGVATNARIRAEMEETYLYAKAQLRSMLPIPAAAEVVSVAANAASSSSSRVKLPLIALPEFAGNFDAWLTFHDTYVSLIHSSTDITAIEKFHYLRASLKEEAANLIQSISVTSENYDLAWSTIVKRYSNPIILRKKHIRSLISLPKMKETGAVALNRLVDDFRRHVKILEQLKEPVKSFSSILIELMADKLDDETLRVWEEAHADEDPTFTDMMAEVWCSSQKPIKTKVSLHAATTNTNNVPVCVMCKKNGHSIASCNVFKGTNTQERMRVVSEKRLCRNCLKAGHLAHACASKYNCQQCSQRHHTLLHAQVENSSVLMGETSSSSTMALASSKKSAVNAILSTVVLVVVDAYGKEHLARALLDNGSQPNAISEHLCQLLRLPRKPASVSIAGVDSTTTNAKHIVCTEVRSRIYHYRQAMNFLVLKKVTQNIPSTSFSTAAVGVPSNYVLADPDFGTARRVDMIIGAAYFYSLLRGGQVHLPNQRNVLIDTVFGWLVAGDTPTFHESQSQTTISCHMMEATDKLLEQLERFWKVEELAITSLSPVEQQCEQYFKQTTNRDHTGRYVVRMPKHHDYAQMLGDSKAVAQKRFRLLEQRLAKDKHLKQQYDDFMREYVTLGHMFPVPVEEDSMAAVHYLPHHPVVKESSTTTKVRVVFDGSAKTTTGHSLNDVLHVGPIVQDELLSLVVRFRKYKVAVIADIEKMYRQETEVVQTFELATVTYGLAPSSFLATRTLLQLAEDEGAPYPLATEAVKKNLYVDDLISGAESIEQAIQLRDELTSLMSKGGFRFRKWCSNELSVLDGLTPDLLGTTASHEFEAAANVKTLGICWEPPNDVFRFTIAIPDVRPYTKRTVLSTIAQLYDPLGLLSPIIVQAKILLQELWANQLGWDDELPRQLCDKWEEFCEQLPMLARFKIPRFALTPNYNYVELHCFADASEAAYGACAYLRSQSINGTTQVTLLASKSRVAPLKPLTIPRLELCAALLAARLQQKLISAIDMAVNETHMWSDSTITLQWLAAPPRTWKTFIANRVGEIQAATNGCIWHHVPGIENPADMLSRGVSAELLLESNMWMHGPDWLMNDSSCWPSKSYGQQHFTDDELERKGNVVLTAQVVEPDPLLLRYSSFRTLVHVTAYCMRFCHIARGKEQRETSNLSVDEIQNAKIVLVKMVQRQVFPDELRQLRKKQKLAGGSPLKLLHPFIDKDGVIRVGGRLGHADLPFCVKHPIVIPGYHPFTQLLLRQQHEKVMHGGITSTLSAIREEFWPLNGRRAVRSTIRACYRCNRANPVPIQQPMGQLPLSRVTANEAFVCTGVDYCGPIMLKPVHRKAAPQKAYLCIFVCMSTKAVHLELVGDLSTSGFLKALDRFIFRRNKPNHIYSDNGTNFVGAKNALHQVYQMLHDEAQNRQINNYLAEEGIEWHLIPPRAPNFGGLWEAAVKVAKKLLVRQLGVSLLSYEDLATVLIKIEGCMNSRPLTPLSNDPNDLSALTPSHFLIKGMMRPPPDTDIRDVPTNRLDQYQRLQKYAQHFWQRWRTEYLHELAQQQRRNPPEQQVSIGDIVIIKDEHLPPARWPLARIVEVHPGQDGIVRVVTLKTASGVMKRPSSKICLLECSREF; translated from the exons atgtcGAAGCAGGACAAGTTGCGGTACAAGGAGCTCAAGCGGCACCAATACATGGACTCCATCAATCGTGTGAAAGAGTTCGTAAAAACGTTCACAAGTGAACAACAAAATCAAGTGTCGACGCGACTCGATCGTTTGGAAAAGATTTGGGAATCTTTTGAAACAGTGCAAGAAGACATCGAAGATTTGGAAATCTCCGAGGAAGGCGTTGCAACTAATGCGCGTATTAGAGCAGAAATGGAGGAAACGTATTTGTACGCAAAGGCGCAATTGCGTAGTATGTTGCCCATTCCGGCAGCCGCTGAAGTTGTGTCTGTTGCTGCAAATGctgcttcatcttcttcttcaagaGTGAAGCTCCCATTGATCGCACTGCCAGAGTTCGCAGGAAATTTCGATGCGTGGTTAACGTTCCACGACACATACGTCTCACTCATACACTCATCGACGGACATAACGGCAATCGAAAAATTCCACTACCTTCGAGCTTCACTCAAAGAAGAAGCTGCGAATTTAATACAATCCATTTCGGTTACGAGTGAGAATTATGATTTGGCATGGAGTACGATCGTCAAACGTTATTCCAACCCAATCATTTTGCGTAAGAAGCATATTCGATCGCTCATATCGCTTCCCAAGATGAAAGAAACGGGAGCAGTGGCGCTCAACCGTTTGGTTGACGATTTTCGACGGCATGTCAAAATCCTAGAACAATTGAAAGAACCCGTGAAATCGTTCAGTTCAATTCTCATCGAGTTGATGGCGGATAAGCTGGATGATGAAACACTCCGTGTGTGGGAAGAAGCCCATGCCGATGAAGATCCTACATTTACGGACATGATGGC AGAAGTGTGGTGCAGTTCCCAAAAACCAATAAAGACAAAGGTATCGTTGCATGCTGCTACTACTAATACCAACAACGTaccagtgtgtgtgatgtgcaAAAAGAACGGGCACAGTATAGCGTCGTGCAATGTGTTCAAAGGCACTAATACACAAGAACGCATGAGAGTGGTGAGTGAGAAAAGGCTGTGCAGAAATTGCTTGAAAGCAGGACATTTGGCCCATGCGTGTGCGTCCAAATACAATTGCCAGCAGTGTTCTCAGCGTCACCACACACTACTTCATGCTCAAGTAGAAAACAGCAGTGTATTAATGGGTGAGACTTCTAGCTCTTCAACAATGGCGTTGGCATCGTCGAAGAAATCCGCCGTTAACGCTATACTCTCTACAGTGGTATTGGTTGTTGTCGATGCATACGGCAAAGAACACTTAGCGCGAGCATTGCTGGACAACGGATCGCAGCCGAACGCGATCAGTGAACATCTTTGTCAGCTTTTACGACTACCACGAAAGCCCGCTAGCGTTTCAATTGCTGGTGTCGACAGCACTACCACCAATGCAAAGCACATAGTATGTACAGAAGTGCGATCTCGGATCTACCACTACCGACAAGCAATGAATTTCCTTGTGTTGAAGAAAGTAACGCAGAACATTCCTTCAACGTCGTTTTCTACTGCTGCCGTCGGCGTTCCTTCGAACTACGTTCTGGCCGATCCAGATTTCGGGACCGCGCGGCGCGTGGATATGATCATCGGTGCAGCATATTTCTATTCGTTGCTGCGTGGTGGTCAAGTGCATTTGCCAAACCAGCGAAACGTTCTCATCGACACGGTGTTTGGCTGGCTCGTAGCAGGAGATACACCGACCTTTCATGAATCGCAATCGCAAACAACAATTAGTTGCCACATGATGGAGGCAACCGACAAACTACTAGAACAGCTGGAGCGATTTTGGAAGGTCGAAGAGCTTGCTATAACATCATTGTCTCCCGTTGAACAACAGTGCGAGCAGTACTTCAAGCAGACGACGAATCGAGATCACACCGGCAGATACGTCGTTCGCATGCCGAAACACCACGACTACGCTCAGATGCTTGGCGATTCGAAGGCTGTAGCCCAGAAGCGCTTTCGGTTGTTGGAGCAGAGGCTGGCTAAAGACAAGCATCTGAAGCAGCAGTACGATGACTTCATGCGAGAATACGTGACGCTGGGTCACATGTTTCCTGTGCCGGTTGAAGAGGACAGCATGGCTGCGGTTCACTACTTGCCGCATCATCCGGTGGTGAAAGAGTCCAGCACGACGACCAAGGTGCGTGTGGTTTTCGACGGCTCGGCGAAGACAACCACGGGGCATTCTCTAAACGATGTCTTGCATGTAGGACCAATCGTGCAAGATGAGCTGCTGTCTCTCGTCGTGCGATTCCGCAAGTATAAGGTGGCGGTGATCGCCGACATCGAGAAAATGTATCGCCAG GAAACAGAAGTTGTGCAAACTTTTGAGTTGGCAACGGTGACGTATGGTCTGGCTCCATCGTCATTCCTAGCAACACGTACGCTACTTCAACTAGCTGAGGATGAAGGCGCTCCTTACCCTTTGGCAACTGAAGCCGTAAAGAAGAACTTGTACGTGGACGATCTGATCTCCGGCGCAGAAAGCATTGAGCAAGCAATTCAACTTCGTGACGAACTGACCAGTCTCATGAGTAAGGGAGGTTTCAGGTTCCGAAAATGGTGCTCAAACGAGTTGAGTGTGCTTGATGGGTTGACACCTGATCTGCTTGGAACAACAGCATCCCATGAATTCGAAGCAGCCGCAAATGTCAAGACGCTTGGCATATGTTGGGAACCACCAAACGATGTATTCCGCTTCACGATTGCTATCCCTGATGTACGACCCTACACGAAACGTACAGTGCTATCTACGATTGCCCAACTGTACGATCCGCTTGGCTTGCTATCGCCTATCATCGTGCAAGCAAAAATCCTCTTACAGGAACTTTGGGCAAACCAACTCGGTTGGGATGACGAATTGCCGCGGCAATTGTGTGACAAATGGGAAGAATTTTGCGAACAGCTCCCCATGCTAGCTCGTTTCAAGATCCCGAGATTTGCTTTGACACCCAACTATAACTATGTAGAGCTGCATTGTTTTGCAGACGCATCAGAAGCAGCTTATGGTGCGTGTGCCTACCTGAGATCGCAAAGCATCAACGGCACAACCCAAGTAACGCTGCTAGCTTCTAAATCGAGAGTGGCTCCTCTCAAACCACTTACCATCCCTAGACTGGAACTATGCGCAGCCTTGCTAGCTGCCAGATTACAGCAGAAACTAATATCAGCCATTGACATGGCAGTAAACGAAACACATATGTGGTCCGATTCAACCATCACGCTGCAATGGCTTGCAGCACCACCTAGAACGTGGAAAACTTTCATCGCAAACCGAGTAGGAGAGATACAAGCTGCTACCAATGGATGCATTTGGCATCATGTGCCAGGGATCGAGAACCCTGCCGACATGCTATCCAGAGGTGTTTCTGCGGAATTGCTTTTGGAAAGCAACATGTGGATGCATGGACCAGATTGGCTGATGAACGATAGCTCGTGCTGGCCCAGCAAATCGTATGGACAACAGCACTTCACTGATGATGAGCTGGAAAGAAAGGGTAACGTTGTGTTAACTGCCCAAGTAGTCGAGCCCGACCCATTGCTCCTACGATACTCCTCATTCAGAACGTTGGTTCATGTAACTGCATattgcatgcgattttgccacATTGCGCGTGGTAAAGAACAACGCGAAACGAGCAATCTCTCTGTGGATGAGATTCAAAATGCTAAAATCGTTTTAGTAAAGATGGTACAGCGACAAGTATTTCCCGATGAACTACGACAACTGCGTAAGAAACAAAAGCTTGCTGGTGGATCCCCACTCAAGCTACTCCATCCATTCATTGACAAGGATGGTGTCATACGTGTTGGTGGCAGACTTGGACATGCCGATTTGCCATTCTGTGTGAAGCATCCGATCGTCATTCCTGGGTATCATCCATTTACCCAATTGCTGTTGAGGCAGCAACATGAGAAGGTGATGCATGGTGGCATCACATCAACACTTTCAGCCATTCGCGAGGAGTTTTGGCCATTGAATGGCAGGAGAGCGGTTCGATCTACCATCCGAGCATGTTATCGCTGCAACCGAGCCAATCCTGTTCCAATTCAGCAACCGATGGGACAGCTACCGCTTTCTCGAGTCACTGCAAACGAAGCATTTGTCTGTACAGGTGTGGATTACTGTGGGCCGATAATGCTGAAGCCTGTTCATCGCAAAGCAGCTCCTCAAAAGGCGTACCTATGCATTTTTGTATGCATGAGCACCAAAGCAGTGCATTTGGAGCTTGTGGGTGACCTAAGTACATCAGGGTTCCTGAAGGCGTTAGACCGTTTCATCTTCCGACGAAACAAGCCGAACCATATCTATTCGGATAATGGTACAAATTTCGTCGGCGCAAAGAACGCACTTCACCAAGTCTACCAGATGCTGCATGACGAAGCTCAAAACCGTCAAATCAATAACTACCTAGCAGAAGAAGGAATTGAATGGCACCTTATTCCACCTCGTGCACCAAACTTCGGTGGGCTTTGGGAAGCCGCCGTGAAGGTGGCCAAGAAGCTTTTGGTCAGGCAGTTAGGTGTCTCGCTACTATCTTATGAGGATCTGGCAACAGTGCTGATCAAAATCGAAGGCTGCATGAATTCTCGTCCGTTGACGCCGCTTTCGAATGACCCTAACGATTTGTCAGCTTTAACACCGAGTCATTTTCTCATCAAGGGAATGATGCGTCCACCTCCAGACACTGACATACGGGATGTCCCGACCAATCGACTCGACCAGTATCAGCGGTTGCAGAAGTACGCTCAACATTTCTGGCAGCGCTGGCGTACAGAGTATCTTCATGAGCTTGCTCAGCAACAGCGACGTAATCCACCAGAACAACAAGTCTCTATCGGAGACATAGTCATTATCAAGGATGAACATCTCCCACCCGCTCGTTGGCCCTTGGCTCGGATCGTGGAAGTACACCCTGGGCAGGATGGGATTGTGCGTGTTGTTACCTTAAAAACTGCCTCTGGGGTAATGAAGAGACCGTCGTCTAAGATATGTTTGTTAGAGTGTTCACGAGAATTTTGA